Proteins from one Pontibacter korlensis genomic window:
- a CDS encoding lmo0937 family membrane protein produces the protein MGNLLYIIAVVLVIIWLIGFLGFPDAVGGLIHILLVIAIIVVLLRLIRG, from the coding sequence ATGGGAAATTTATTGTATATTATAGCTGTAGTACTCGTGATCATCTGGCTCATTGGTTTCTTAGGATTCCCTGATGCTGTAGGTGGTCTGATACACATCCTACTTGTAATCGCAATTATTGTGGTACTTCTTCGCCTGATACGGGGCTGA
- a CDS encoding ABC-F family ATP-binding cassette domain-containing protein produces the protein MISTNNVSLSYGKRTLFEDVTIKFTPGNCYGLIGANGAGKSTFLKILSGDIDPNTGTVEIPANARLAVLKQNHFEYDEYPALQTVIMGHKRLWGIMEEKDAIYAKPDFNEEDGIRAAELEGEFADLEGWNAEYEAAELLSGLGISEDLHHSLMKDLSGSEKVRVLLAQALFGNPDILLLDEPTNHLDAESIMWLENFLDNFVNTVIVVSHDRHFLDAVCTHVADIDFGKIQMYAGNYSFWYESSQLASKQRSDANKKVEDKRKELEEFIRRFSANASKSKQATSRAKLLEKLTVEDIKPSSRKYPYIAFKPEREAGNQILNVENLSKYVDRQPIFTDISFMVDKGDKIAVIGRNDLAASSFFKILFEEEQADGGEFKWGTTITASFFPKDNQEFFDTDLNLVDWLRQYSVEKDESFIRGFLGRMLFSGEESLKKANVLSGGEKVRCMFSRMMLQSGNVLVFDEPTNHLDLESIQALNNSLRDFDGTILFSSHDLQFVDTIANRIIELTPNGIIDKRMTYEEYLSDEAIKELRKKMYATAVV, from the coding sequence ATGATTAGTACGAACAATGTCAGCCTGTCTTATGGCAAGCGCACATTATTTGAAGATGTAACCATCAAATTCACACCCGGCAACTGTTATGGCCTTATTGGAGCCAACGGTGCTGGTAAATCAACATTCCTGAAAATATTATCCGGTGATATAGATCCTAACACCGGTACAGTGGAAATTCCTGCCAACGCTCGCCTTGCAGTATTGAAGCAGAACCACTTTGAATATGACGAGTACCCTGCCCTTCAAACTGTTATCATGGGCCACAAGCGCCTTTGGGGCATTATGGAAGAAAAGGATGCTATTTATGCCAAGCCTGATTTTAACGAGGAAGACGGTATTCGTGCCGCTGAACTGGAAGGCGAATTCGCTGATTTGGAAGGCTGGAATGCCGAGTACGAGGCAGCCGAACTCTTGAGTGGCCTGGGCATTAGCGAAGACCTCCACCACTCCCTGATGAAGGACCTAAGCGGTAGCGAGAAAGTACGTGTTCTCCTGGCGCAGGCTCTGTTCGGTAACCCAGACATTCTATTGCTTGATGAGCCTACTAACCACTTAGATGCTGAATCTATCATGTGGTTAGAGAACTTCCTGGACAACTTCGTTAATACCGTAATTGTGGTATCGCACGACCGCCACTTCCTGGATGCCGTGTGTACACACGTAGCCGATATTGACTTTGGTAAAATCCAGATGTACGCCGGTAACTACTCCTTCTGGTATGAGTCTAGCCAACTTGCATCAAAGCAGCGCTCTGATGCCAATAAAAAAGTGGAAGACAAGCGTAAGGAGCTGGAGGAGTTCATCCGCCGTTTTAGCGCCAACGCCTCTAAATCGAAGCAGGCTACTTCGCGTGCTAAATTACTAGAGAAGCTAACAGTTGAGGATATCAAACCTTCTTCTCGTAAGTACCCGTACATCGCCTTCAAACCTGAGCGTGAAGCTGGTAACCAGATCCTGAACGTAGAGAACCTGAGCAAGTATGTAGACAGACAGCCTATCTTCACTGATATCAGCTTTATGGTTGATAAAGGTGATAAAATAGCTGTGATTGGACGTAATGACCTAGCCGCCTCATCGTTCTTCAAGATTTTGTTCGAAGAAGAGCAGGCAGATGGTGGCGAGTTTAAATGGGGTACAACCATCACCGCTTCTTTCTTCCCTAAGGATAACCAGGAGTTTTTTGATACTGACCTGAACCTGGTAGACTGGCTGCGTCAGTACTCAGTGGAAAAAGATGAAAGCTTTATCCGTGGTTTCTTAGGCCGCATGCTGTTCTCCGGAGAGGAGTCTCTGAAGAAGGCAAACGTACTGTCAGGAGGTGAAAAGGTTCGTTGTATGTTCTCACGTATGATGCTACAGTCCGGTAACGTGCTGGTATTTGACGAGCCAACCAACCACTTGGACCTGGAGTCTATTCAGGCACTGAACAACTCGCTACGTGATTTTGATGGAACTATCTTGTTCTCGTCGCACGACTTACAGTTTGTGGATACCATTGCTAACCGTATTATAGAGTTAACACCTAATGGCATTATAGATAAGCGCATGACTTATGAGGAGTACTTGTCGGATGAGGCGATAAAAGAATTGCGTAAAAAAATGTATGCCACAGCCGTAGTATAA
- a CDS encoding DUF4199 domain-containing protein, which produces MEKIGLKYGLLTAAGLMAYFLLMKLLGLVHIVELRFLNGVIMAVGIVFALKAYKKFAQGQVAYFKGLGTGLITAVVATVLFASFMVIYVKTAGEAMIEMLSAERYFGERVESTPGVVIFSVLMLEGIISGFMICFIAMQWFKQRQHKFPGAP; this is translated from the coding sequence ATGGAAAAGATTGGCCTGAAGTACGGGCTATTGACAGCTGCAGGGCTTATGGCATACTTTTTACTGATGAAGCTGCTCGGACTAGTGCATATTGTAGAGCTACGCTTTTTGAATGGTGTAATTATGGCGGTGGGTATAGTGTTCGCCCTGAAGGCATATAAAAAGTTTGCACAGGGCCAGGTGGCATACTTCAAAGGCTTAGGTACAGGCCTTATAACAGCGGTAGTCGCAACTGTGTTGTTTGCCTCTTTCATGGTGATTTATGTTAAAACGGCAGGTGAGGCTATGATTGAAATGCTCTCAGCTGAACGTTACTTTGGAGAGCGGGTAGAGTCAACTCCTGGAGTCGTTATTTTCTCAGTGCTGATGCTGGAAGGCATTATTTCCGGGTTTATGATCTGTTTTATCGCCATGCAGTGGTTTAAGCAGCGACAGCACAAATTTCCAGGTGCACCCTAA
- a CDS encoding DUF4199 family protein has translation MASPKVTYQKVSIKYGILVGIAHIAFFLLMWALGLTDIVELSFISGIFLVIGICVAISNFKRAKNGLIEYFQGLAIGATVGAVSSALLALFLMLFLSIADQEYLSTLQASSLFPESLSRLVLFVLTIVYGTVPGLWVAFIAMQWFKRPEHTMAD, from the coding sequence ATGGCATCTCCTAAGGTAACTTATCAGAAGGTCTCTATTAAGTATGGGATACTGGTAGGCATTGCCCACATAGCTTTCTTTCTGTTAATGTGGGCGCTTGGGCTTACAGACATTGTTGAGCTATCCTTTATTAGCGGAATATTCTTAGTTATCGGCATTTGTGTGGCAATCTCCAATTTCAAACGCGCTAAGAATGGTTTGATTGAGTATTTTCAGGGCCTGGCGATAGGGGCTACAGTGGGTGCGGTGTCTTCGGCATTACTGGCGCTGTTTCTAATGCTGTTTCTGAGCATAGCTGATCAGGAGTACTTAAGTACGCTACAGGCAAGTTCTTTATTCCCAGAGAGTCTCAGCCGATTAGTGCTGTTTGTCCTAACCATTGTGTATGGCACGGTACCTGGCTTATGGGTTGCATTTATTGCAATGCAATGGTTCAAACGGCCTGAGCATACTATGGCAGACTAA
- a CDS encoding lmo0937 family membrane protein — protein sequence MGNLLYIIAVVLVIFWLIGFIGFPDAVGGIIHVLLVLAVIAVLLRLIRSA from the coding sequence ATGGGAAATTTACTTTATATCATCGCCGTAGTGCTGGTGATTTTTTGGTTAATCGGGTTTATTGGGTTCCCGGATGCCGTTGGCGGAATAATTCATGTGCTGCTTGTATTAGCAGTAATTGCGGTGCTTTTGCGCCTCATTAGAAGTGCTTAA
- a CDS encoding 3-hydroxyacyl-CoA dehydrogenase family protein: MKKVAVIGSGTMGNGIAHVFAQNGFPVSLVDISEEALQKALTTISKNLDRIITKGNLSEEQKQQTLNNITTHTTIQDGVKDADLVVEAATENVDLKLKIFRDLDSFTKPEAILASNTSSISITKIASATSRPGKVIGMHFMNPVPVMKLVEVIRGYSTTDEVTQQVMELSKQLGKIPAEANDYPGFVANRILMPMINEAIYSLYEGVAGVEEIDTIMKLGMAHPMGPLQLADFIGLDVCLSILNVLHDGFGNPKYAPCPLLVNMVQAGHKGVKSGQGFYSWTHGTKELVVADRFKK, translated from the coding sequence ATGAAAAAAGTTGCAGTAATAGGTTCTGGCACAATGGGTAACGGAATTGCCCACGTATTTGCCCAGAACGGATTCCCTGTTTCACTTGTAGATATTTCCGAAGAAGCCCTGCAGAAAGCACTTACCACTATCTCCAAAAACTTAGACCGTATAATTACTAAGGGCAACCTGAGCGAGGAGCAAAAGCAGCAGACGCTGAACAACATCACCACCCACACAACTATACAAGATGGTGTAAAAGATGCAGATTTAGTAGTAGAGGCTGCTACAGAAAATGTAGACCTTAAGCTTAAGATCTTCCGCGACCTTGACAGTTTTACGAAGCCAGAAGCCATACTTGCCTCTAATACCTCTTCCATTTCTATAACTAAAATCGCTTCGGCAACTAGCCGCCCGGGAAAAGTGATTGGCATGCACTTTATGAACCCTGTACCGGTTATGAAGCTGGTAGAGGTAATTCGTGGTTACTCAACTACTGACGAAGTTACGCAACAGGTAATGGAGCTGTCGAAACAACTAGGTAAAATACCGGCTGAAGCAAATGACTATCCAGGCTTCGTTGCAAACCGCATCCTGATGCCCATGATAAATGAAGCCATTTACTCTCTATATGAAGGTGTAGCCGGTGTTGAAGAAATAGACACCATCATGAAGTTGGGTATGGCTCATCCCATGGGGCCACTGCAACTTGCAGACTTTATTGGGCTGGATGTTTGTCTTTCCATCCTGAATGTACTTCATGATGGCTTTGGCAATCCAAAGTACGCTCCTTGTCCGCTACTGGTAAATATGGTGCAGGCAGGCCACAAAGGCGTGAAGTCAGGCCAAGGTTTCTACTCCTGGACACACGGCACTAAGGAGCTGGTTGTTGCTGATCGCTTTAAGAAGTAA